From Triplophysa dalaica isolate WHDGS20190420 chromosome 24, ASM1584641v1, whole genome shotgun sequence:
ATTGATCGTTGATCGCTAAAAGAATGATCGTTGAGGGTTCAGTGGGATAGAATTCCAATTTGTTTTTAAGActgatttgttcattttactaACTAGGGGAATCAGTTAAAGAaattaaagcacatttaaatcttaaaaagtctgaccttttataaatatttgccTACACATACAGTTATACAATGTATATGCATGTGCAGCTTTATGCTAAATCCAGTTCAAGTTTAATAAGCGAAAAACCTTTATGTAAATTTATCAGgtttgattttatgattttgaaATTGGCTTTTAATCTATCCGTTGCTAACAAGACAATTTGCCAAGACCCTTTCAAGTGTGTATTAagataagaaatatattttcagaTCGTTCTCATGAAGGATCATCACTTGTGTCATtggatttaatttaatttatgaatcATACGATCCTTCCTCGATACCGTTCTATGATTGGCGTACATTTAACTGGTATTCAGTCATGTCCAAATAAAACCTTTTGACTTTCGTATgcaccttttttattttgccataGTGTCTCTGTCAATTCTAACCACATGAGCACTAAAATAACAGAGGACACACTTTTCTTATATTCAAATGATCTTCCTATTATAGTGCAAGCTTACATTGTATCCAAAGTCTTCTGAATCTTTAGGTAACAGCTACAGTTGTACTGTACATGGATAATGTCAAGTTTGTCAATGACAAATGCTTTCTTAACCAAAGGTAATATTAAAGAAGTGTGCAAACAGAATACAAATCATGCACTGAGGTCAGACTTTAAGTGCCCAAAAAAAGCACAATTACCGAACACTATGACAAAACACTGTTGTTGTGCTATAAGGAGACAATGCATTCACATAACAGTCACGATTAACCTTGACAATCCAGACAAAATGATGTCACACTTAAAAAACTCCTCTTGCTTTAGTTGGATCACCTTTGTTCAAGCATCAAGCTTGataacaataaaagaaaatactAATGCCTGCCATAACAGTGTTCAAGTTCAatgtaaaatactttaaattaacTGTGAGATGAATCAGTTGAAAAATATCTCTCGGACCAGCTCGAGAGCGTCATCATCACTAGCGTCATGTTTCTGTAAAGGCTCTTCAAGCTTCTCATAGGCTCCTGAACCATCAATATGAGGTTTTAAATGGGTGTCCGACGTACTGATACCTTCGTTCATGCAGTTTGCATATGGGACGGTCTCCTGCTCTGTAACGTCACAGTCTGTGTCTGATACCTCTGAGTCTGATGTCTCTGGAATCACCATTTCCACATGATCAGAGATGCTCTTTTGGTCTCTATTACACGCCTAGAAATCATAAGCACATAAGAAATATGCATCAGAAGAGCCAAATTTGGGCATTTATAGGAAGTAGACGTGA
This genomic window contains:
- the si:ch211-127m7.2 gene encoding uncharacterized protein si:ch211-127m7.2, whose product is MSERHRNLPIWMVKSDDQVTAAVRKKTQRTAKNRPRRVIEYWMNERELVETALCVLKNSKACNRDQKSISDHVEMVIPETSDSEVSDTDCDVTEQETVPYANCMNEGISTSDTHLKPHIDGSGAYEKLEEPLQKHDASDDDALELVREIFFN